From Apium graveolens cultivar Ventura chromosome 9, ASM990537v1, whole genome shotgun sequence, the proteins below share one genomic window:
- the LOC141686845 gene encoding putative LRR receptor-like serine/threonine-protein kinase At1g74360, with product MCAYRERQETKQLCVHNIFYSCTSMNLEKLLHQFIFFILLAGRYVVGDSSDTDKQVLLDLKSFLEHQNFVDRGKYTKWIPENSSHCSWPGISCNNISRVTGIDLSGINISGDIYGNFSALTALTSLDLSGNSLNGPVPADLGLCKSLKFLNMSHNIIAGELNFTGLDSIEVLDLSENRIQGNIQSILPRICDTLVVANISSNNLTGDIGKSLDGCFNLQHVDFSYNNLTGNIDFEFQRLKMFRASGNNLSGLIQPRVFSEDCRLESLDLSENKFVGELPKEISHCKNLAVLNLWGGGFTGKIPWEIGSLVNLQALIMGRNSFERDVPESLINLTKLSFLDLSGNKFRGDVQPIFGRTTQVNFLLLHGNSYIGGIHSSGILTLPNISRLDLSNNNFSGQLPVEFSQMQSVKYLFLSSNQFTGHIPPEFGSFQHLQALDLSYNRLNGSIPHTLGKLRSLLWLMLASNELSGEIPPELGNCSSMLWLNLANNQISGKIPPELASIGNNPMPTFQLNRQSDQTTAGSGECSAMKRWLPAEYPPFSFVYTLLTMKKCRSLWDMLLKGYGLFSVCSPGSNVRTYQISGYIQLGNNQLCGELPREIEKMQNFSMLHLANNRLEGTFPTKLKGLPLLVLNITGNNFSGEIPAELGSINCLQSLDLSYNNFSGEFPASLSNLNELNKFNISYNRYISGVIPTTGQFPTFEKWSFVGDPLLRLPPFLYNRTNNSSSNNEKPRRTIKSGAFLAFLVILIACLVFGIMGLAVCVVVKSSPGPTNYMLEDSKVRHMTVSSSSGSSPWFSDGIKIIRLDKTAFTHKDILVATGNFSNERIIGRGGFGTVYRGVLPDGREVAVKKQQREGVDGEREFRAEMEVLTGNGFGWPHPNLVTLYGWCLDGSEKLLVYEYMVGGTLEDLISNRTRLRWRKRIDVALDVARALVFLHHECYPAIVHRDVKASNVLLDKDGKARVTDFGLARVVDAGESHVSTMVAGTVGYVAPEYGQTWQATTKGDVYSYGVLIMELATGRRAVDGGEECLVEWARRVMGYGQQEFSSKKFVPVALLVSGLGEGGEELRELLKVGIRCTADAPQARPNMKEVLAMLVRISLNSQMDLKHNSPPSW from the exons ATGTGTGCGTACAGGGAGAGGCAAGAGACAAAGCAACTGTGTgttcataatattttttattcATGTACAAGCATGAACTTGGAGAAACTTCTTCATCAGTTTATATTCTTCATCTTACTTGCAG GTAGATATGTTGTTGGAGATTCAAGTGACACTGATAAACAAGTTCTACTCGACCTAAAATCATTTCTCGAACATCAAAATTTCGTCGATAGAGGGAAATACACCAAATGGATTCCAGAAAATTCATCGCACTGCTCCTGGCCAGGAATCAGCTGCAACAATATTAGTCGAGTCACCGGAATTGACCTTTCCGGCATCAACATCTCAGGTGACATTTATGGAAATTTCTCGGCTTTGACTGCTCTTACTTCTCTTGACttgtctggaaattcattaaatgGTCCGGTTCCAGCGGATTTGGGATTATGCAAGAGCCTCAAGTTTTTGAACATGTCACATAATATTATTGCTGGTGAGCTCAATTTTACTGGACTCGACAGCATAGAGGTTCTTGATCTTTCTGAAAATAGAATTCAAGGAAATATACAATCGATTTTACCAAGAATTTGCGACACATTGGTAGTTGCGAATATTTCATCAAATAATCTAACTGGTGATATTGGGAAGTCTTTAGATGGATGCTTCAACTTGCAGCATGTTGATTTTAGCTATAATAATCTGACTGGGAatattgattttgaatttcaaaGGTTAAAGATGTTCCGCGCTTCTGGAAACAATTTAAGCGGATTAATCCAGCCCCGGGTATTTTCAGAGGATTGCAGATTGGAAAGTTTGGACTTGTCAGAGAATAAATTTGTAGGAGAACTTCCAAAGGAGATTTCGCATTGCAAGAATTTGGCGGTATTAAATTTGTGGGGAGGCGGTTTCACCGGGAAAATTCCTTGGGAGATTGGATCACTTGTGAATCTTCAGGCACTTATAATGGGGAGAAACAGTTTTGAACGAGACGTTCCCGAGTCTTTGATTAACCTGACAAAGTTGAGCTTTCTGGATTTGAGCGGGAACAAGTTCAGGGGTGATGTGCAGCCTATTTTTGGTCGAACTACACAAGTGAATTTTCTTCTTTTACATGGAAATTCATATATTGGTGGCATTCATTCATCCGGAATTTTGACCTTGCCAAACATATCTCGTTTAGACCTGAGTAACAACAACTTTTCTGGTCAATTACCGGTTGAGTTTTCTCAGATGCAAAGTGTAAAGTATTTATTTCTTTCCTCCAATCAGTTCACTGGCCATATACCACCAGAATTTGGAAGCTTTCAGCACCTCCAAGCTCTTGATCTCTCCTATAATAGGCTTAATGGATCAATTCCACATACTTTGGGAAAGTTAAGGTCCTTGCTGTGGTTGATGCTTGCCAGCAATGAGTTATCTGGTGAAATCCCACCAGAGCTTGGAAATTGTAGTAGCATGTTGTGGCTGAACCTTGCAAATAATCAAATTTCAGGGAAAATACCACCTGAATTGGCAAGCATTGGAAACAACCCGATGCCAACATTTCAGTTGAATCGACAAAGTGATCAAACTACTGCTGGCTCGGGGGAGTGTTCAGCGATGAAAAGATGGTTACCTGCAGAATACCCTCCGTTTAGTTTTGTGTATACACTCCTTACAATGAAGAAATGTAGAAGCCTGTGGGACATGTTGCTTAAAGGATATGGCCTATTTTCAGTTTGTTCCCCAGGTTCAAATGTTCGAACATATCAAATATCTGGGTATATTCAGCTTGGAAATAATCAGTTATGTGGTGAACTTCCTCGTGAAATCGAGAAGATGCAAAACTTCAGTATGCTGCATTTGGCTAATAACCGATTAGAGGGTACTTTTCCTACAAAACTAAAAGGTTTGCCACTACTGGTCCTTAATATTACAGGAAACAACTTTTCGGGAGAAATTCCAGCTGAATTAGGGAGCATCAATTGCTTACAAAGCCTTGATTTGTCATATAATAATTTTTCTGGAGAATTCCCTGCTAGCTTAAGCAACTTGAATGAGCTTAACAAGTTCAATATCTCCTACAATCGGTATATTTCTGGAGTAATCCCAACGACTGGACAATTTCCGACATTTGAGAAATGGTCATTTGTTGGTGATCCATTGTTACGGCTCCCACCCTTTCTTTACAACAGAACCAATAATTCCTCGAGCAACAATGAAAAACCAAGGAGGACAATAAAATCAGGAGCATTCTTAGCATTTTTGGTTATCTTAATTGCTTGCTTGGTATTTGGAATAATGGGTCTCGCAGTTTGTGTTGTGGTAAAGAGCTCGCCAGGCCCAACTAATTATATGTTGGAAGATTCAAAGGTAAGGCACATGACTGTTTCAAGCTCTTCTGGGTCTTCACCCTGGTTTTCTGATGGAATTAAAATTATTCGCCTGGACAAAACAGCATTCACGCATAAAGACATCTTAGTGGCCACAGGTAACTTCTCCAATGAGAGAATTATTGGACGGGGAGGATTTGGAACAGTATATCGAGGAGTGTTGCCAGATGGGAGGGAGGTTGCTGTAAAGAAGCAACAAAGGGAGGGTGTCGACGGGGAGAGAGAGTTTCGAGCAGAGATGGAAGTACTAACCGGAAATGGGTTTGGATGGCCTCATCCTAACCTTGTGACACTCTATGGGTGGTGCCTTGATGGCTCAGAAAAATTGTTGGTCTACGAGTATATGGTGGGAGGGACCTTAGAAGACCTTATATCAAATCGAACACGTCTCAGGTGGAGGAAAAGAATAGATGTGGCCCTTGATGTTGCAAGGGCTCTTGTCTTTTTACACCATGAGTGTTACCCTGCAATTGTACATAGAGACGTCAAAGCTAGCAATGTGCTCCTTGATAAAGATGGGAAAGCCCGTGTCACAGACTTTGGGCTTGCTAGAGTTGTTGATGCTGGAGAAAGTCATGTGAGCACAATGGTGGCGGGAACTGTTGGATATGTTGCGCCAGAGTATGGACAAACATGGCAAGCCACGACAAAGGGAGATGTGTACAGCTATGGCGTGCTTATAATGGAGCTGGCAACTGGAAGACGAGCAGTAGATGGAGGAGAAGAGTGCCTAGTGGAATGGGCGAGAAGGGTGATGGGTTACGGCCAACAGGAATTCAGTAGTAAAAAATTTGTACCAGTGGCACTTTTGGTGTCAGGGCTGGGAGAGGGAGGAGAGGAGTTGCGTGAGTTGCTAAAGGTTGGGATAAGGTGCACAGCGGATGCACCACAAGCTAGGCCAAATATGAAGGAGGTTCTTGCTATGTTGGTTAGGATTTCATTGAACAGTCAAATGGATCTGAAACATAATTCTCCTCCATCTTGGTAG